The stretch of DNA agctggaaaggaaatgggatttactggacaaagccttgataattacattactgctaaaatggctattgTAAAGAAAGAGGAACGGGAAAGATTAGCTCAAGAGgtgaaaaaggaacaggaaagactagctcgagaagagaaaaaggaacaggaaagactagctcgggaggataaaatcgaacaggaaaggatagctagagaagatagagttcaggcaagagaggtagccttcaaaatgaagaaaattgagttagaacaatcaaggttggaattagaagccaagaagatagaactatctaagcagaaaatagatgaaggggtactagaatacccttcccaagaacctaatattaggatgccacaaataccacctttctcagaacaagatgacatagcggcatatattactagattcgagagtactgctactctctgtgactggccagtagattcttgggctactaggcttggcttactactgtcaggttcagcattaaacgtctattccactctaccctctgatgttatttctagttatagcctgctaaagaaagctatacttcaggctttcaaaaaaactactcatcattacaggtcggagtttagacacattaaaataactcctAATCAAAATTATATGCAATTCTTAACAattttcagattatttgattcgtggattgatagtgctgaggttgaccacgatttcgaatctttacgagacctgatggtaagagatcaattcctttcttctgtaaactctgacttacgaatattcattaaagaaaGAAACATTCATACGGCTGTggaaatggcacaagctgctgatatatatgtgtgcgctcataataactaccctaaagagcgtagcagatataagcctgttgtgcctaagcaatctgagggatccaaaccctccATACCAAGgaattccacggccttcacagtaaaATGTTTCAACTGTAATGAATGGGGTCATAGACGGCCCAACTGTCCTAAGAAAAAAGGTGAAAATATTGGTAAATGTTTCGCCGAATCTAATataaacgcaccttttagtgaaggtacagtcaatggcatgaatgtgtcaaccattcttagagacactggatgttcctgtattgttatctcaagtaagcttttccctaacctagattcttcacgttataagtccactaaattaactgactatttaggaagaagcgattcttttccaacagtcagatgtttcgttaggtgcaaatggttctcaggatgggtagatgccgtagttgccccgataacctcgtgttctgttttggttgggaacatacaaggggctactttcccatctgaaaaggactgtttggaatttggagtttccaaggaagggttggaacctaatatctgtttcttcacagatagttccagatgagATTCAGTTCGATAACTtaaatcagagagctgatggttacaaaactccggtaacacctttagtaagtcagtcacttgaaCTGGACAATGCAGACACCAGTGGAAAACTATGTGTGGCACAATCTTTTCAACAACTAGACACAATTAACGTCcttaccagagctcagtctaaggtaaaacctatccacccattagttctttccaaaggaaagccAATTGAGCTGTCTCAcatagatttagagggtcttcaaaagacttgtccttccttagaggaatctcggaagttagcTTCAAATGGCAAGGTGATAcagaaagaaattttcttacaagtttgagttcaaacacgatcttttgtacaagactatagtgtctgcagacaaacccaatgacgttgatcgaagcctgttagtcattccgcaggattgccgggaaaccattttaaagatttctcatgacatgccagtctctggccatttttcacataggaagacctataataaaatcaaggacctatatttctggcctagtatgtcctctgacatctataagtactgcagatcatgtcacgtatgtcaactttccacgcaaaagggtagaactaggagagttcctatggtaaagatgccaattttctcagtcccttttgcaagggttgcagcagatatagttggtcctatcacacctcgctcatcaggaggtcataaatatattttaactatgattgactatgcgtccagcttcccagaggcggtacccttaaaatccattacgtccatagaagtcgcagaagccttattttctattttttcacgtgtaggtatacctcgtgaaattGTCGGATAAAGGGGCAcaattcacttcagaattaatggaacacgtttatcaacttgtgggtgttaaacctcttttcacgacaccttaccatccgatgtgtaacggaagagtggagcgacaacatgccatcctaaagtcaatattaaaaaaactatgtattcttaaaccaacTGACTGGCATATATTTCtaccatgtgctcttttcgcaatgcgcgagattccaagtgattcacttggttattccccttttgaattgctttatgggagacaagctcgtggaccactatctattttgaatgaactttggtccaaagatattaaacctgaggttcaaaacagctatcagtttcttttagatctaagggaaagattggaagaaaccgccgatttggtcggtaaaaacctagagatgtctatggaaacgtaaaagacctattttgaccataaaagctccaagcgtacatttaatgttggtgatgaagttttagttctcctacctgacaaatccaacaaattgctaattacctggcacggaccgtataaagtagtgaaggtctgcaataaggtagattatatcttggatgtcaagggtagagaaagaatgtatcacgtcaatattttgaaaAGGTACCATCGAAGAGAAGTTAATCTTTGTGTAAATTCCTTTGACGAAGATACTACTTCTttcggcttggttacaagtggtgattcgtacaagtgtagagtttgtattatagatgacgagtcttttacagaatcgaaggaactactagatatcttaacgcatgatccctcatcaaagaagtcaaatgtcaacattaacaacgacttgtcaaataaacaaaagtctcaagtaagtgccttagtaaacactttttctgacgtattcacagaggtaccaggacttaccaccactattgtacacaagattgaattgtcggatcatgaaccagtaaggcAGAAAATCTACCCCGTTtccgttcacttacggaaaacttttgataatgaggttgacaaactatttaacttaaatatcatagaaccttcgaaatcagctttctgttcaccagttgttatggttaagaaacccaataattcttaccgactggcacaagattttcgttatttgaATACTATTACTAAATGGGATGCACAACCCATGCCAGTAattgatcatgacttgtataaattccatgactgcaaattcttctcagaattagacatctcacaagcataccatcaagtgccattacacccagactcgaaaccatacactgctttccctactcatagaggtctaatgcaatatcgcacaatgcctttcggcttggttaccgcatgtgccacgtatattaggcttatgagaatagttctttctgatctaaagaatgtttcactgtattttgataatatttatatcatgacaAATGTCTGGAAAGACCATCTAAATACACTATCGCTTGttttgaaaagactaagaactcatggccttacagttaaaccacaaaagtgctttcttggctatcataaggtacaatacctCGGGTTCATTATATCTGACAACAACTCACCACTTCCTAATAAGACCAAAGCTGTTTTAGAAAGTACGTTCCCTGCTACCAAAAAGttattaagaagtttccttggataTGTAAACTTCTATAGAAGTTTTGTACCAAATCTAAGTAGCTTAACTTCAGTTCTTACAGACTATttgaaaaagggtgtcaaggaacctcttagttgttctgaggaagccatccaaagcttcgaagaaattaagaggatattttcaaacccccctgtcctaaaattaccagatattaataaaatattttgtctctGAACAGATACCTCCCATTCTGGACTCAGGGCTGTACTACTTCAATATTATGAGGAGACTcctttcccagtatctttcgctagtaagaagcttctgcccagagaagaaagatattccactgtggagaaagaatgttatgctttagtatggggtataagtaga from Cherax quadricarinatus isolate ZL_2023a chromosome 94, ASM3850222v1, whole genome shotgun sequence encodes:
- the LOC138855436 gene encoding uncharacterized protein; protein product: MDSLDFWLKAGKEMGFTGQSLDNYITAKMAIVKKEERERLAQEVKKEQERLAREEKKEQERLAREDKIEQERIAREDRVQAREVAFKMKKIELEQSRLELEAKKIELSKQKIDEGVLEYPSQEPNIRMPQIPPFSEQDDIAAYITRFESTATLCDWPVDSWATRLGLLLSGSALNVYSTLPSDVISSYSLLKKAILQAFKKTTHHYRSEFRHIKITPNQNYMQFLTIFRLFDSWIDSAEVDHDFESLRDLMVRDQFLSSVNSDLRIFIKERNIHTAVEMAQAADIYVCAHNNYPKERSRYKPVVPKQSEGSKPSIPRNSTAFTVKCFNCNEWGHRRPNCPKKKGENIGKCFAESNINAPFSEGTVNGMNVSTILRDTGCSCIVISSKLFPNLDSSRYKSTKLTDYLGRSDSFPTVRCFVRCKWFSGWVDAVVAPITSCSVLVGNIQGATFPSEKDCLEFGVSKEGLEPNICFFTDSSR